The DNA region CTGCGCTCATGGCCTCCGATGGCGGGTTCAAGAAGGGAGGCGCTGTACAACTCGCAGTGCGCCGCCTGCCTGCCTCAGAATTCGCTCGCATCTTGGAGCTGGGTTTACCGGACACTCTCGAAGAACAGGAAGCGCGCAGATATGACAACGCCCTAGATAACTTGACGCCCGGCCTCGCCGAGCCAGTTGGAAGCTTCAAACGCCCGATCTTAGAGCGCCTTACCCGCCGTCCCTATCGCGACGTGGTGTTTCGCCGTCGCGTGCGGGAGGCATATGACTACCGCTGTGCCTTGTCAGGTTTACGCCTGCGTAATGGCGGCGGCCGCCCAGAAGTACAGGCAGCCCATATCGTACCAGTAGAGGACGGCGGCAACGACACTGTGTCGAACGGGCTGGCCCTATCAGGGACACTCCATTGGATGTTCGACCGTGGGCTAGTTTCGGTTGCGGACGACGGACGCATACTTGTCTCGCGCAACAAGGTTCCGACGGATGTAGCCGCCCGCCTCATCTCACCAAGCGGACAAATCCAACTGCCTTCCGCGCGAACGGATCACCCTCCTCCCGCCTACCTTGCCTGGCACCGCGAGCACCGCTTCGGTCAGTTCGACCCCGACAGCGAAGCCACCCCGTGGTAAGGGCCTAGGCCTCCGCCGTTAGCCCTGCGGCCTCGATGGCCGCGACCGCGGATGCTGCGTCGTTGTCGGAGGTGTCCCCCGTCACACCCACGGCCCCCACGACGCGGCCGCGCGCGTCCTTCAGGAGGACGCCGCCGGGGACCGGCACCACGGCGCCGCCGAAGACGCCGTTCACGGCATTCATGAAGTAGGCCTGCCCCTCGGCCCGCGCCATCTGCGCGGAGCCCGGCATGCCGAGCATCACCGCGCCGTAGGCCTTGCCATGGGCGATGGC from Pseudomonadota bacterium includes:
- a CDS encoding heme-binding protein, encoding MTISLSRARRIVRGVLARGQEMELKPLSAIVLDAGGNVVAFERADGSAPGRFAIAHGKAYGAVMLGMPGSAQMARAEGQAYFMNAVNGVFGGAVVPVPGGVLLKDARGRVVGAVGVTGDTSDNDAASAVAAIEAAGLTAEA
- a CDS encoding HNH endonuclease; its protein translation is MTKLVLLHKASSIYDDRPETRYDFPKQYLKAMEEGAGDWIVYQEPAKVGPRGYFACARITGITPHPELAGRYFAQMADYLPFDASVPRVIDGAPIESALMASDGGFKKGGAVQLAVRRLPASEFARILELGLPDTLEEQEARRYDNALDNLTPGLAEPVGSFKRPILERLTRRPYRDVVFRRRVREAYDYRCALSGLRLRNGGGRPEVQAAHIVPVEDGGNDTVSNGLALSGTLHWMFDRGLVSVADDGRILVSRNKVPTDVAARLISPSGQIQLPSARTDHPPPAYLAWHREHRFGQFDPDSEATPW